A genomic region of Colletotrichum destructivum chromosome 1, complete sequence contains the following coding sequences:
- a CDS encoding Putative cytochrome P450, translated as MWHGAVYIALLVWGPVLYVVTQIVRQYVRLRHIHGPPCAGFSPWWLLRAVYSGNMHLNFYEANQQYGSLVRVGPKDVVTSDPDLMRHMLGVRTKYTRSDWYHAMRLDPGTTTCYPPETMQRIPNFDPRWREGWYSGKEVTNLEAKIDDNILRFMALIDTYASENKRFDFGLKTQYFTLDVISDLAFGQPFGDLTSDSDVHDYIHTTEQNMPNIVVAAVLPWLLTMLSWPLLRRLLPSESDTKGLGMLIRMAKEIAGERFGPSKKTQQDMLGAFVAHGLTQEEASSEILMQMCDSLSFPTRCSSKTPLTPLDRLAGSDTTATAIRATLLHIITNRRVLTALCAEIKEARPSWPVVTEAEARKMRYLQAVIKEGLRIFPAVVGQMSKEVPKGGDTFKGVYLPEGTRIGYGAWGIFRRAEVWGQDADEFRPDRWLEADAERSRLMETTLELVFGHGKWKCLGRNVAMMELQKVFVELLRRYELVLCDPTKPWKSLNYGIFSQSQFWVRAYQISEQN; from the exons ATGTGGCATGGCGCCGTTTATATAGCTCTCTTGGTGTGGGGTCCAGTCTTGTACGTCGTGACACAGATCGTTCGTCAGTATGTACGGCTGCGACACATACACGGTCCTCCCTGCGCAGGCTTCTCTCCCTGGTGGCTTCTGCGAGCGGTATACAGCGGCAACATGCACCTGAATTTCTATGAGGCGAACCAGCAATATG GCTCTCTTGTTCGGGTCGGTCCGAAGGATGTTGTGACGAGCGACCCCGACCTCATGAGGCACATGCTCGGTGTGCGCACAAAATACACGCGTTCGGACTGGTACCACGCCATGAGGCTGGATCCCGGCACGACAACGTGCTATCCACCCGAGACGATGCAACGCATACCAAACTTCGATCCCAGATGGCGGGAGGGGTGG TATTCCGGCAAAGAAGTCACCAATCTCGAAGCCAAGATAGACGACAACATTCTTCGCTTCATGGCTCTGATCGATACCTATGCTTCCGAGAACAAACGGTTTGACTTTGGCTTGAAGACGCAGTATTTCACCCTCGACGTCATCTCTGACCTCGCATTCGGCCAGCCGTTCGGCGACCTGACGTCCGATTCGGATGTTCACGACTACATCCACACGACGGAACAGAACATGCCGAACATCGTCGTTGCGGCCGTCCTGCCCTGGCTGCTGACCATGCTATCATGGCCTTTGCTCCGGCGGCTGTTGCCTTCGGAAAGTGATACCAAAGGCCTTGGGATGCTGATCCG GATGGCCAAAGAAATTGCGGGTGAACGCTTTGGGCCGAGCAAGAAAACACAGCAGGATATGCTTGGTGCGTTCGTGGCGCACGGGCTGACACAGGAAGAGGCGTCGTCGGAGATTCTCATGCAGATGTGCGACTCATTGAGTTTCCCTACGCGTTGCTCCTCAAAGACCCCGCTGACTCCGCTTGACAGACTAGCTGGATCGGATacgacggccacggcgaTACGGGCTACACTGCTTCACATCATCACGAACCGACGCGTGCTCACGGCTCTTTGCGCGGAAATCAAAGAAGCACGGCCGTCCTGGCCCGTCGTGACAGAAGCGGAAGCGCGCAAGATGAGATATCTGCAAGCTGTCATCAAGGAAGGCTTGCGGATCTTCCCAGCCGTCGTAGGTCAGATGTCGAAAGAGGTCCCAAAAGGCGGCGACACTTTCAAGGGCGTCTACTTGCCAGAGGGAACCCGGATCGGGTACGGGGCGTGGGGGATTTTCCGTCGAGCTGAAGTGTGGGGGCAGGACGCAGACGAGTTCCGGCCAGATCGATGGCTTGAGGCAGATGCGGAGCGGTCGAGGTTGATGGAAACAACGCTGGAGCTCGTGTTTGGGCATGGGAAATGGAAATGTCTGGGCAGAAAtgtggcgatgatggagctACAGAAAGTTTTTGTCGAG CTGCTGCGGAGGTACGAGTTAGTTTTGTGTGACCCTACAAAGCCGTGGAAGTCATTGAACTATGGGATCTTCTCGCAGTCCCAGTTCTGGGTCAGGGCATACCAAATAAGCGAACAAAACTAA